The Bicyclus anynana chromosome 4, ilBicAnyn1.1, whole genome shotgun sequence genome window below encodes:
- the LOC112054308 gene encoding protein obstructor-E-like produces MKVFIVLAAVAALASAQFKCPNKDGQYEDERQCDKFYQCVDGVATTKLCPDGLVFDPTIRKINKCDQPFNVDCGDRTELQPAKPTSQCPRRNGFFAHPDPSVCNIFYNCIEGDVTEVKCTAGLHFDEYSGTCVWPETAGRQGCNAQEKKTKDGFECPKDQLVDPQGQPVAHPKFPHPNDCQRFYVCLNGVEPRDLGCQVGEVYNEESQRCDAPENVRGCEDWYKDAEDAAPAPKARS; encoded by the exons ATGAAAGTGTTCATCGTATTGGCAGCCGTTGCCGCTCTTGCGA GCGCGCAATTCAAATGCCCAAACAAAGACGGCCAGTACGAAGATGAGAGACAGTGCGACAAATTCTATCAGTGCGTCGACGGTGTCGCTACCACCAAGCTCTGCCCCGACGGCCTTGTGTTCGACCCGACCATCAGGAAGATCAACAAATGTGACCAGCCCTTCAACGTAGACTGTGGTGACAGGACCGAACTTC AACCCGCCAAGCCTACTTCTCAATGCCCCCGTCGTAACGGATTCTTCGCTCACCCCGACCCCAGCGTGTGCAACATTTTCTACAACTGCATCGAAGGTGACGTCACAGAAGTCAAGTGTACCGCTGGTCTCCACTTCGACGAATACTCAGGCACCTGCGTGTGGCCCGAAACCGCTGGAAGACAAGGATGCAACGCCCAAGAAA AGAAGACCAAGGATGGTTTCGAGTGCCCCAAGGACCAATTAGTGGACCCCCAGGGCCAGCCCGTCGCTCACCCCAAGTTCCCCCACCCCAACGACTGCCAACGTTTCTACGTGTGCTTGAACGGCGTGGAGCCCCGTGACCTTGGCTGCCAAGTTGGAGAGGTCTACAACGAGGAGTCCCAGAGGTGTGACGCACCCGAGAACGTACGCGGATG CGAGGACTGGTACAAAGATGCCGAGGATGCTGCGCCAGCCCCCAAAGCGAGATCTTAA